The following coding sequences lie in one Pararge aegeria chromosome 25, ilParAegt1.1, whole genome shotgun sequence genomic window:
- the LOC120634703 gene encoding macro domain-containing protein CT2219-like, with the protein MPVLRFRSFHKVQIACSIQQSCLNSILKMSTKWESEKERVASLPLEEKRKLYKSTDYIVVNKVESWCKYFVKNNGLEAKKPVAEDVTEFRKIKIDSEKNKELADKVSIFKGDITKLEVDAIVNAANSMLKAGGGVDGAIHRAAGPLLQQECNSLGGCPTGEARITGGYNLPAKYVIHTVGPQNGSAPNLKSCYENSLAYASQHKLESIAFPCISTGIYGFPNRLAAHIALSTARKFLENNSNMERIIFCTFMPIDVEIYETLMQMYFPIHEGNY; encoded by the exons ATGCCGGTTTTGAGGTTTCGTAGCTTTCATAAAGTTCAAATTGCGTGTAGTATTCAACAGAGTTGTTTAAATTCAATACTTAAAATGAGCACGAAATGGGAGTCTGAAAAGGAACGGGTTGCGTCTTTGCCTTTAGAGgagaaaagaaaattatataaatccaCCGACTACATTGTTGTCAATAAAGTCGAGTCGTGgtgtaaatattttgtgaaaaacAATGGTTTAGAGGCAAAGAAACCTGTCGCTGAAGATGTAACCGAATTCCGAAAGATAAAAATAGATTCGGAGAAGAATAAAGAACTTGCTGATAaagtttctatttttaaagGCGATATAACTAAGTTGGAG GTGGATGCAATAGTGAATGCCGCAAATTCCATGCTAAAAGCCGGTGGTGGAGTTGACGGAGCCATACATCGTGCTGCTGGACCATTGCTACAA CAAGAATGTAACTCCCTTGGAGGATGTCCTACAGGCGAGGCAAGAATCACAGGAGGGTACAATTTACCTGCCAAGT atgttATTCACACAGTTGGGCCTCAAAACGGATCAGCGCCGAACCTCAAATCATGTTATGAAAATAGTCTTGCATATGCTTCACAACATAAGCTCGAATCTATTGCCTTCCCATGCATCTCCACTGGGATATATGGATTTCCTAATCGTCTCGCTGCTCACATTGCTCTATCTACGGCACGGAAGTTTCTAGAAAACAATAGCAACATGGAAAGAATAATTTTCTGCACATTTATGCCCATCGATGTAGAAATTTATGAAACATTGATGCAAATGTACTTCCCTATACACGAAGGTAATTACTGA
- the LOC120634704 gene encoding uncharacterized protein LOC120634704 yields MKFVEHNKQFHTLGVKLSQIRENIVSQSMNNTAMSSTSPLECNEDLENVTLVRMEDVQPHRNSEAYLLNTSPYINRMIDHDYSCVFNDEDSNIGSMVSIHSEEVEDLIENQVLENDRCKTAEFYASNPDSWPTLEILPGGVIKHSEKYITSLHQTHGESDDQDLMYACAKCPQRFKFLYNLVKHVKLHEEEKKKRLNKSGVLESKPSKTEKMKYNIPIKKKKGGKFKKCKVPKK; encoded by the exons atGAAATTTGTGGAACACAATAAACAATTCCATACTCTTGGGGTAAAACTATCACAAATTCGCGAAAACATTGTATCGCAGTCGATGAATAACACGGCAATGTCCTCGACAAGCCCTCTGGAGTGTAATGAAGACCTGGAGAATGTCACTCTTGTTAGAATGGAAGATGTGCAACCACATAGAAATTCCGAAGCTTACTTACTCAATACCTCGCCGTATATAAACAGAATGATTGACCACGATTATAGTTGCGTATTCAATGACGAGGACTCTAATATAGGAAGCATGGTGTCTATACATTCAGAGGAAGTGGAAGACTTGATTGAGAATCAAGTTTTAGAGAATGATAGATGCAAg ACAGCAGAATTTTACGCTTCCAATCCAGACAGTTGGCCAACATTAGAAATCTTACCAGGCGGTGTGATAAAACATTCAGAAAAGTACATAACATCTTTACATCAAACACACGGTGAGAGTGATGACCAGGACTTGATGTATGCATGTGCAAAATGTCCGCAAAGATTCAAGTTTTTATACAACTTGGTAAAACATGTAAAGTTGCATGaggaagaaaagaagaagaggTTAAATAAAAGTGGTGTGTTAGAGTCGA AGCCatcaaaaacagaaaaaatgaaATACAACATACccataaaaaagaagaaagggggaaaatttaaaaaatgcaagGTACCAAAGAAATGA
- the LOC120634702 gene encoding neutral alpha-glucosidase AB, producing the protein MKALSLLLIAAFGLSGSLAVDRNNFKTCEQSGFCKRLRGFKPEKSQYALNVDSVFVHGNVLSAEVFTVDHDDDKKNILWRYALRLSALADGTFRVEMDEAEPLYPRYRTQIALEGEPKGDGLKLISNENGKLTLSNTQGHKVVITIEPLKIEFVDHTGEVAVVLNENSQLVVEPLRVRREKIGDDDEQGNIVEEEEGAWSENFKGHHDSKPRGNEAISLDVSFPGANHVYGIPEHTDNFYLKTTTSGEPYRLYNLDVFEYELDSPMAIYGAVPVLYSHSSKRSSGVFWHNSAETWVDVVNFSESTVVSSLVNFMTGGQKQRVDARFMSESGIVDVFVLLGEKPADVFRQYTILTGVAPIPPKFSLAYHQSRWNYMDEVDLRTVDEGFDEHDIPADALWLDIEYTDKKKYFTWDAEKFRHPTEMVSNLTAKGRKLVVIIDPHIKREAGYFVHEDCTAKDYYVKNKEGRDYEGWCWPGSSSYPDFFNPEVTQYYIERYKFENFPGTSKDVHIWNDMNEPSVFNGPEITMPKDCRHWKPRNKEDSGLASYWEHRHVHNEYGQWYIRATHEGMLARSDNKYRPFILTRSTFAGTQRYAAVWTGDNAAEWGFLQASVPMCISLATAGISFCGSDVGGFFKYPEAELMTRWYQAGAYQAFFRAHSHIETKRREPWLYDATTISRIRDAVRRRYALLDFWYTLFYEHSIDGLPVTRPLFQEFPKEEATFTIDNQYLLGDKLLIRPVLEEGVTSVKVYLPGKESGTLWYDVDSYHAVAANGWINLDVTITKIPVYQRGGTIVPRKERVRRASSLMANDPYTLVVALDSNNTAHGTVYIDDGETFDYKSNKYIYGSFDYQPAAITYKFINKDANYPTRSWVERIVIAGIKNAPKAAKLVQGGKQTPLQMTLHRGNDVLVVRKPGASMAKPWEILFTY; encoded by the exons ATGAAGGCTTTAAGTCTTCTTCTGATCGCGGCGTTTGGGCTAAGTGGGAGTTTGGCCGTCGATAGAAACAACTTCAAAACCTGCGAACAGTCAGGTTTTTGCAAGCGTCTCCGAGGATTTAAACCCGAAAAATCTCAGTATGCTTTAAATGTGGATAGTGTTTTTGTTCACGGCAACGTTCTCTCGGCGGAAGTGTTCACTGTTGACcatgatgatgacaaaaaaaatattctg TGGCGCTACGCCCTGCGGCTGTCCGCGCTTGCAGATGGCACCTTCCGAGTGGAAATGGATGAGGCGGAACCCCTGTACCCTCGGTATAGGACTCAGATTGCCCTCGAGGGTGAACCGAAGGGTGATGG ATTAAAATTGATCTCAAACGAGAATGGCAAGTTGACCCTTTCCAACACTCAGGGTCACAAAGTGGTGATAACAATAGAACCGTTGAAGATCGAGTTTGTCGACCATACGGGTGAAGTGGCTGTTGTGTTGAACGAGAACTCGCAGTTGGTGGTTGAGCCACTTAGGGTGAGGAGAGAGAAGATTGGTGATGACGATGAACAGGGGAATATTGTTGAA GAGGAGGAAGGCGCTTGGAGTGAGAACTTTAAAGGGCATCACGACAGCAAGCCTCGCGGCAACGAAGCAATTTCGCTCGACGTATCCTTCCCAGGGGCCAACCATGTTTACG GTATACCGGAGCACACAGACAACTTTTACCTCAAGACGACCACGTCCGGCGAGCCCTACCGTCTCTACAACCTCGACGTGTTCGAATACGAACTGGACAGTCCCATGGCCATATACGGGGCAGTTCCTGTTCTGTATTCACACAG TTCAAAGCGCTCCTCTGGCGTATTCTGGCACAACTCCGCGGAGACCTGGGTCGACGTAGTGAACTTCAGCGAGAGTACCGTGGTCTCCTCACTAGTCAATTTCATGACGGGTGGACAAAAGCAACGCGTTGATGCGAG ATTCATGAGTGAGTCCGGCATTGTGGACGTATTCGTGCTACTGGGTGAGAAGCCGGCAGACGTGTTCCGGCAATACACCATCCTCACTGGAGTCGCGCCAATACCACCC AAATTCTCACTGGCATACCACCAATCTCGATGGAACTATATGGACGAAGTTGACTTAAGGACAGTTGATGAGGGATTCGACGAGCATGACATCCCCGCCGATGCTCTATGGCTGGACATTGAATACACCGACAAAAAGAA ATACTTCACATGGGACGCGGAAAAATTCAGGCATCCCACTGAGATGGTTTCCAATCTCACTGCCAAG GGTCGCAAGCTAGTTGTCATCATAGATCCCCACATCAAACGGGAGGCGGGctacttcgtccacgaggattGCACCGCGAAAGACTATTACGTTAAGAACAAAGAGGGCAGAGATTACGAGG GTTGGTGCTGGCCCGGATCTTCCTCGTACCCGGATTTCTTCAACCCGGAAGTTACACAGTACTACATCGAGCGGTACAAGTTCGAGAACTTCCCCGGGACGAGCAAGGATGTTCACATATGGAACGACATGAATGAGCCTAGC GTTTTCAACGGTCCCGAAATAACAATGCCAAAGGATTGCCGGCATTGGAAGCCGCGTAACAAGGAGGATTCCGGCCTCGCCTCTTACTGGGAACACAG GCACGTTCACAACGAGTACGGGCAATGGTACATCCGAGCGACGCATGAAGGCATGCTTGCGAGAAGCGACAATAAGTATAGACCTTTCATACTGACGAGATCTACCTTCGCCGGTACGCAACG TTATGCAGCTGTCTGGACCGGGGACAACGCTGCCGAGTGGGGTTTCCTGCAGGCCTCTGTACCCATGTGTATATCTCTTGCCACGGCCGGTATCAGTTTCTGCGGATCCGACGTTGGTGGCTTCTTCAAGTACCCTGAGGCTGAGCTCATGACGCGGTGGTATCAG GCTGGCGCATACCAAGCGTTCTTCCGAGCGCACTCCCACATCGAGACAAAGCGTCGCGAGCCGTGGCTCTACGATGCTACTACAATTTCCAGGATACGAGACGCCGTACGACGGAGATACGCTCTGTTGGACTTCTG GTACACATTATTCTACGAGCACAGTATCGACGGCTTGCCTGTGACCCGCCCCTTATTCCAGGAGTTCCCCAAGGAAGAGGCAACATTCACCATCGACAATCAGTACTTGTTAG GTGATAAGCTGCTCATCAGACCAGTGTTGGAGGAAGGTGTTACCAGCGTTAAAGTGTACCTCCCGGGCAAGGAATCCGGCACCCTGTGGTACGACGTCGACTCTTACCACGCAGTCGCGGCGAATGGATGGATCAATTTGGATGTCACTATCACTAAG ATCCCGGTGTACCAGCGGGGTGGTACGATCGTACCGCGCAAGGAGCGAGTACGCCGTGCGTCGTCACTCATGGCCAATGACCCTTACACTCTGGTCGTAGCACTGGACTCTAAC AACACCGCCCACGGCACCGTGTACATAGACGATGGCGAGACTTTCGACTACAAGTCGAACAAGTACATCTACGGTAGTTTCGACTACCAACCCGCTGCCATcacatataa gttcATAAACAAAGATGCAAACTACCCAACGCGTTCCTGGGTGGAACGTATAGTGATTGCTGGCATCAAAAACGCCCCCAAAGCCGCCAAGCTAGTCCAGGGGGGTAAACAGACCCCCCTCCAGATGACCCTCCACAGGGGGAACGATGTACTTGTAGTGCGGAAGCCCGGCGCCTCTATGGCGAAACCGTGGGAAATATTGTTCACGTATTAA